One window of the Triticum dicoccoides isolate Atlit2015 ecotype Zavitan chromosome 3B, WEW_v2.0, whole genome shotgun sequence genome contains the following:
- the LOC119281917 gene encoding peroxidase 2-like, which yields MAASSCFPLAARCSLLLTAALVLALSHGAHGYGDAGAGLSSSFYDDSCPGARDIVRRVIQNARTVDACIPASLIRLHFHDCFVQGCDGSLLLDNDLPAIMTEKEVPANDRSARGFKVVDSIKRALENACPGIVSCADILALASEISVELAGGPRWSVPLGRRDGTTTNIESANNLPSPFDSLETLQEKFRNLGLNDIDLVALQGAHTFGRAQCQFTQRNCSAGQDEETLVNLDRVTPDVFDNKYYGNLLRGHAPLPSDQVMLSDPVAATTTAPIVRRFSGSQMDFFKNFAASMVKMGNINPLTGRDGEIRNNCRRVNRKPY from the coding sequence ATGGCGGCTTCCTCTTGCTTCCCGTTAGCTGCTCGCTGCAGCCTCTTGCTCACGGCAGCGCTAGTCCTAGCGCTAAGCCATGGAGCCCACGGTTATGGCGATGCCGGTGCCGGGTTGAGCTCGTCCTTCTACGACGACTCGTGCCCCGGTGCGCGCGACATTGTTCGGCGCGTCATCCAGAACGCCCGCACCGTCGACGCGTGCATCCCAGCCAGCCTCATCCGCCTTCACTTCCATGATTGCTTTGTTCAGGGTTGTGACGGCTCGCTTTTGCTGGACAACGACCTCCCAGCGATCATGACTGAGAAGGAGGTCCCTGCCAATGACAGGTCAGCACGCGGGTTCAAGGTGGTCGACAGCATCAAGCGTGCACTGGAGAACGCATGCCCTGGCATCGTGTCCTGCGCCGACATCCTCGCCCTCGCCTCCGAGATCTCCGTCGAGCTGGCTGGAGGGCCACGCTGGAGTGTGCCGCTTGGCCGCCGTGATGGCACGACCACCAACATCGAGAGCGCCAacaatctaccgagccccttcgacTCTCTAGAGACGCTCCAGGAGAAGTTCAGAAACTTGGGCCTCAACGACATTGACCTTGTCGCCCTCCAAGGAGCACACACCTTTGGGCGGGCGCAATGCCAGTTCACGCAGCGGAACTGCAGCGCCGGGCAGGACGAGGAGACGCTGGTGAACCTTGACAGAGTCACCCCTGACGTCTTTGACAACAAGTACTATGGCAACCTCTTGCGTGGCCATGCCCCTCTCCCTTCGGACCAGGTAATGTTGTCTGATCCCGTTGCCGCCACGACTACCGCGCCGATCGTTCGTAGGTTCTCCGGAAGCCAGATGGATTTCTTCAAGAATTTCGCGGCCTCCATGGTCAAAATGGGGAACATAAACCCGCTGACCGGAAGGGATGGGGAGATTAGGAACAACTGCCGGAGGGTGAACAGAAAACCCTATTGA